A stretch of Coccidioides posadasii str. Silveira chromosome 2, complete sequence DNA encodes these proteins:
- a CDS encoding uncharacterized protein (EggNog:ENOG410PNBA~COG:S~BUSCO:7467at33183) has product MSGPCDEMAEKRKLRAPPTTRTRKSDATTPQRQVPAKRKASATPAPKLPEPVEEEPLPTKIKEGNPLPTLAKVQPGNLSWRDYQPYDESAVVAAALRRSQTRWLHECIFEKYWTKPSRKKGQPQPATPNPPKESMTKLGPCTIVIEPHHFDVMLYTVRNPQSQQQTPPPPPPPSQKPLIHVQYTAPSNSNTFHQYQPPPPANQSRHSPQVPQTSHMPALHSPQVSQPAPKTTFAPPSQPIQPAQQSAGQTYQNNHFGPLSSSPSETPSRPLTSHGESQPSPPPQKPPDPPPQPPKGSADPVIQMLATRAAVNPELKALMRVVASSEASQEQLRAFQAHIDELNAIIASRNQQESRINSPQTNSPYHPKSTSMSPAPPGPSGPPAASRPGAKPLIFQPQSHNPPPIQYYSPSNHQPSRSSPSTPPIRSKFPQHPPPKTYLHQQRPPPQLQPAKQDIKAVVFEFITPPGPGLAASGDRYLLPENMIIDYIPPGTQVIASFLVVKKVGPNGTPLDTPSSTNTKSKAKKTKIASTPDGTPKAGTPSNAMPQAPLPQKTAQSKTDQSARDTPETNNDSSPKKTQEKEYYQPITMRLFASNARVLEPLARVVKPLVEVQRYMNDVMDRVERAPIRYLAMRLPCEKPGKNGTDDSDTVQASAGDPSSRTGNTTIGNKTKDRSETGAAVKEGTENRETEATPSLGEDNEELKDFYDAPFGLVPLR; this is encoded by the exons ATGAGTGGTCCCTGCGATGAGATGGCAGAGAAACGAAAGCTTCGAGCACCTCCTACGACGCGGACGCGAAAATCCGACGCGACCACCCCACAACGCCAGGTCCCCGCGAAAAGAAAAGCTTCGGCGACGCCAGCTCCAAAGCTCCCTGAACCAGTCGAAGAGGAGCCTCTCCCCACGAAGATCAAGGAAGGAAACCCACTGCCAACCCTCGCTAAAGTACAGCCGGGAAACCTGTCATGGCGGGATTATCAGCCCTATGACGAAAG CGCTGTGGTCGCTGCCGCTCTTCGACGGTCGCAGACAAGATGGCTCCACGAGTGTATTTTCGAAAAATACTGGACAAAGCCGTCCAGAAAGAAAGGCCAGCCGCAGCCCGCAACTCCAAATCCTCCGAAGGAATCCATGACCAAATTGGGCCCGTGTACAATTGTGATTGAACCTCACCATTTCGACGTTATGCTTTATACCGTGCGCAATCCGCAATCCCAACAACAAACGCcaccccctcctcctcccccttcTCAAAAGCCTCTGATCCATGTTCAATACACTGCGCCAAGCAACTCGAATACCTTCCACCAATATCAACCTCCTCCGCCAGCAAACCAGTCCCGGCATTCTCCTCAGGTCCCGCAAACCTCCCATATGCCGGCTTTACATAGCCCCCAAGTGTCACAACCAGCACCCAAAACCACATTTGCACCACCCTCACAACCCATCCAGCCAGCACAGCAGAGCGCCGGACAGACGTATCAAAATAATCATTTTGGACCACTCTCTAGCTCTCCTTCGGAAACACCTTCTAGACCGCTTACTTCGCATGGCGAATCGCAACCCAGTCCCCCACCTCAAAAGCCTCCAGATCCGCCCCCACAACCCCCGAAAGGCAGCGCGGATCCAGTCATACAAATGTTGGCTACAAGAGCTGCAGTGAATCCTGAGCTAAAGGCGCTCATGCGGGTTGTTGCCTCGAGTGAAGCGTCGCAAGAGCAGTTGCGTGCCTTTCAAGCTCATATTGACGAGCTCAATGCGATCATCGCTAGCCGAAACCAGCAAGAATCACGGATCAATTCTCCACAGACTAATTCGCCCTATCATCCTAAATCTACTTCCATGTCTCCTGCGCCGCCTGGACCTTCCGGCCCGCCGGCGGCTAGCAGGCCCGGAGCAAAACCACTTATCTTTCAGCCACAATCCCATAATCCTCCTCCGATCCAGTATTACAGTCCTTCTAACCATCAGCCATCTCGCTCTTCACCGTCTACTCCGCCGATACGATCCAAATTCCCGCAGCACCCTCCACCAAAAACCTACCTTCATCAACAAAGGCCACCGCCACAACTCCAGCCCGCTAAACAGGATATTAAAGCAGTGGTTTTTGAATTTATTACTCCTCCAGGCCCTGGGCTTGCTGCTTCAGGAGATCGATATCTTCTTCCCGAAAATATGATTATCGATTATATACCGCCAGGGACGCAGGTCATAGCTTCGTTTCTTGTGGTTAAGAAAGTTGGCCCTAACGGAACCCCTCTAGATACACCTTCCTCGACAAATACCAAATCAAAAGCGAAAAAAACCAAAATCGCGTCAACACCCGACGGCACTCCCAAGGCCGGGACACCTTCAAATGCCATGCCTCAAGCACCTTTGCCACAGAAAACAGCACAGTCAAAAACCGATCAATCTGCTAGGGATACGCCGGAAACCAATAACGACTCATCCCCCAAAAAGacacaagaaaaagaatattaCCAACCCATCACAATGCGCTTGTTTGCGAGTAATGCACGTGTTCTTGAACCCCTTGCCCGAGTTGTTAAACCTCTGGTCGAGGTTCAACGGTACATGAACGATGTGATGGATCGGGTTGAACGGGCTCCTATTCGCTACCTCGCAATGAGATTACCTTGCGAAAAACCCGGCAAGAATGGGACGGATGATAGTGATACTGTCCAAGCGAGCGCGGGTGACCCATCGTCCAGAACCGGAAATACGACAATTGGCAATAAGACTAAGGATAGGAGTGAAACGGGAGCAGCAGTAAAGGAAGGGACAGAGAATAGAGAGACTGAAGCTACCCCTAGCTTGGGCGAGGACAATGAAGAATTGAAGGACTTCTATGATGCTCCCTTTGGACTTGTCCCTTTGAGGTAA
- a CDS encoding uncharacterized protein (EggNog:ENOG4113G29~TransMembrane:1 (i12-31o)~MEROPS:MER0017368~BUSCO:7588at33183), translating into MVELAPILKKAYWVLALCGLIYVSLIFSLTYPTIQRGVLYSHGINPSRFYDVNDVENFGFLKSQVQPFNLLTPDNATLYAWHILPLHLCKEHERELLASHSYGVAEDMTKTGAFNLLARDPNARVIVNLHGNAANLGSGYRPGIYRNFVSMSTPYHPVHVIAFDYRGFGLSTGEPTEEGLITDALTVINYLTSPPLSISPSRIAVVGESLGTGVAAGLAERLAFGDASPVKTLAGFVLVAPFSNIPKLLESYCIMGIFPPLLSPLMGYPRYKKYVLDHIIDRWDTASRLARLTGVSPQSDSDAEHDDKNFHLTIMHAANDPDIPWREGKRAWEAAVGGEDAAKLGTFTEQSISSDNTTEVKTWERRVGSGLKRVRWQKVRYGGHNEIASLSPAAVAVMKVFD; encoded by the exons ATGGTAGAGCTGGCGCCCATTTTAAAAAAGGCCTACTGGGTCCTCGCTCTCTGCGGCCTGATTTATGTCTCTCTGATCTTCTCTCTAACATATCCCACTATCCAACGGGG TGTGCTCTATTCGCATGGAATCAATCCATCGCGATTCTACGACGTCAACGATGTTGAAAACTTTGGGTTCTTGA AATCTCAGGTACAACCGTTCAACTTACTTACTCCGGATAATGCCACCCTATATGCATGGCATATCCTGCCCCTTCATCTTTGCAAAGAGCATGAGAGAGAGCTTCTCGCAAGCCACAGTTACGGTGTAGCGGAGGATATGACCAAAACGGGTGCTTTCAATTTACTCGCCCGAGATCCAAATGCGAGAGTGATCGTCAACC TTCACGGAAATGCTGCAAACCTTGGCTCTGGCTATCGCCCCGGGATCTATCGCAATTTTGTCTCAATGTCAACGCCGTATCATCCTGTTCACGTGATAGCATTCGATTATAGAGGGTTCGGGCTCTCCACCGGGGAGCCTACAGAAGAAGGCCTGATCACAGATGCGCTAACGGTGATAAACTATCTCACATCACCCCCTCTCTCTATTTCTCCATCTCGAATTGCAGTTGTAGGCGAGAGCCTTGGGACTGGGGTCGCTGCTGGACTCGCCGAACGACTTGCTTTTGGAGACGCGTCACCCGTCAAAACTCTCGCCGGATTTGTGCTTGTTGCCCCATTCTCGAATATTCCCAAGCTCTTAGAGTCATACTGCATTATGGGGATATTCCCACCACTCCTCTCACCGCTGATGGGGTATCCTCGATACAAGAAATACGTGCTCGACCACATAATTGATCGATGGGATACTGCGTCACGGCTAGCCAGACTAACAGGTGTATCCCCACAATCTGATTCTGACGCAGAGCATGATGATAAAAACTTCCATCTCACAATCATGCACGCAGCTAATGACCCTGATATTCCTTGGCGCGAAGGTAAAAGAGCGTGGGAAGCGGCTGTTGGAGGTGAGGACGCCGCGAAGTTGGGTACTTTCACTGAGCAATCAATTTCAAGTGATAATACTACTGAAGTCAAAACCTGGGAACGAAGGGTTGGATCAGGGCTGAAGAGAGTTAGATGGCAGAAAGTACGATATGGAG GGCACAATGAGATTGCAAGTCTTAGCCCGGCAGCCGTCGCTGTGATGAAAGTTTTTGATTAG
- the MEF1 gene encoding Elongation factor G, mitochondrial (EggNog:ENOG410PGGK~COG:J~BUSCO:2006at33183), translating to MDPAEAARISKVRNIGIAAHIDSGKTTSTERVLFYTGRIQAIHEVRGRDSVGAKMDSMDLEREKGITIQSAATFCDWVKKENGKDEKYHINLIDTPGHIDFTIEVERALRVLDGAVLILCAVSGVQSQTITVDRQMRRYNVPRISFINKMDRMGSNPFRAIEQINQKLKMHAAAVQVPIGLEDEFKGVVDIIRMKAIYNEGPRGEMVVEKDEIPADVRPVAEERRRMLIETLADVDDDIAELFLEEKEPTVEQLKAAIRRATIARTFTPVFMGSALADKAVQPMLDGICDYLPNPAEIENLALDQKRNETSVKLVPYNSLPFVGLAFKLEESNFGQLTYIRVYQGTLRKGTNVFNARNNKRIKVPRIVRMHSNEMEEVSEIGAGEICAVFGVDCASGDTFTDGQLNYSMSSMFVPEPVISLSIKPKNSKDLANFSKAINRFQREDPTFRVHFDTESEETIISGMGELHLDIYVERMRREYRVDCETGKPQVAYRETIGKRVEFDHLLKKQTGGPGEYARVAGWMEPTGNLDGNNFEEQITGGSISEKFLFACEKGFGLACDKGPLIGHKVLGTRMVINDGATHMTDSSEMSFKNATQQAFRKAFMDSQPHILEPLMKTVITAPSEFQGDVIALLNKRNAIINDTETGVDEFTVYADCSLNGMFGFSTHLRAATQGKGEYTMEFSHYEKAPGHLQKELIAEYEKAQAARHKK from the exons ATGGATCCTGCCGAAGCTGCGAGAATATCTAAAGTCCGAAATATTGGTATTGCG GCTCATATTGACAGCGGTAAAACCACGTCTACTGAACGAGTCCTTTTCTACACTGGACGCATCCAGGCCATCCATGAAGTTCGGGGACGTGACTCCGTCGGAGCCAAGATGGACTCTATGGATCTCGAACGTGAGAAAGGAATTACCATCCAGTCTGCCGCGACATTCTGCGACTGGGTCAAGAAGGAGAACGGGAAGGACGAGAAATACCACATCAACTTGATCGATACACCTGGACATATTGACTTTACGATTGAGGTCGAGAGAGCTCTACGTGTCTTGGACGGTGCTGTCTTGATCTTGTGCGCTGTCTCTGGCGTCCAATCGCAAACCATTACCGTCGATCGACAAATGCGACGCTACAATGTTCCGCGTATTTCGTTTATCAATAAGATGGACCGTATGGGATCTAATCCCTTCAGGGCTATTGAACAGATTAATCAGAAACTAAAGATGCACGCCGCGGCCGTCCAAGTGCCCATTGGGCTCGAGGACGAATTCAAGGGTGTTGTTGACATCATCCGCATGAAGGCTATTTATAACGAAGGCCCTCGGGGTGAAATGGTTGTCGAAAAGGATGAGATCCCGGCCGATGTGCGCCCAGTGGCAGAAGAGCGGAGGAGAATGCTGATCGAAACTCTGGCCGACGTTGACGATGATATTGCCGAACTCTTCTTGGAAGAGAAGGAGCCCACGGTTGAGCAACTCAAGGCCGCTATAAGGCGGGCAACCATTGCCCGGACGTTCACCCCAGTTTTCATGGGATCCGCTCTGGCAGACAAAGCCGTACAGCCTATGCTTGATGGTATTTGCGATTATCTTCCAAATCCGGCCGAAATCGAGAACTTGGCACTCGACCAAAAACGCAACGAGACTTCCGTCAAGCTTGTTCCGTATAACTCTTTGCCCTTTGTCGGCCTGGCCTTCAAACTTGAAGAGAGCAATTTTGGCCAACTCACCTACATACGTGTCTATCAGGGTACCCTTCGAAAAGGAACCAACGTATTCAACGCCCGAAATAACAAGCGGATCAAGGTTCCTCGCATTGTCCGTATGCATTCAAATGAAATGGAAGAGGTTTCTGAAATCGGTGCTGGTGAGATCTGCGCCGTATTTGGCGTCGACTGTGCTTCCGGAGACACGTTCACCGATGGCCAACTGAACTACTCGATGTCTTCTATGTTTGTGCCTGAGCCCGTCATTTCCCTGTCTATCAAACCTAAAAACTCCAAGGATCTTGCCAATTTCTCCAAGGCTATCAACAGATTTCAACGTGAAGACCCCACATTCCGGGTTCACTTCGACACCGAGAGTGAAGAGACAATTATTTCTGGAATGGGTGAGCTACACTTGGATATTTATGTTGAACGTATGCGTCGTGAGTACCGCGTCGATTGCGAAACCGGAAAGCCTCAGGTCGCGTACCGTGAAACGATTGGCAAGCGTGTTGAGTTTGATCACTTGCTTAAGAAACAAACTGGCGGACCTGGTGAATATGCTCGTGTTGCTGGTTGGATGGAACCTACTGGGAACTTGGATGGCAACAACTTCGAGGAGCAGATCACTGGAGGCAGCATTTCCGAGAAGTTCTTGTTTGCTTGCGAGAAAGGTTTCGGCCTGGCTTGTGACAAGGGCCCATTAATCGGCCACAAGGTCCTCGGTACCAGAATGGTGATCAATGACGGTGCCACACATATGACTGATTCGTCCGAAATGTCCTTCAAGAATGCCACTCAGCAAGCTTTCAGGAAAGCGTTTATGGACAGTCAGCCACACATTCTTGAACCCCTCATGAAGACTGTCATTACCGCTCCATCAGAATTCCAGGGTGATGTTATCGCCTTGTTGAACAAGCGCAATGCTATCATTAACGATACCGAGACTGGCGTTGATGAATTCACCGTCTACGCCGACTGCAGTTTGAATGGAATGTTCGGGTTTAGTACCCATTTGCGCGCTGCTACCCAGGGCAAGGGAGAGTATACCATGGAGTTCAGCCATTACGAAAAAGCTCCTGGTCACTTGCA GAAGGAGCTTATTGCCGAGTATGAGAAAGCACAAGCTGCCAGACATAAGAAATAA
- a CDS encoding uncharacterized protein (EggNog:ENOG410PZRB~TransMembrane:1 (o117-138i)): protein MNAAQRDGRATGTSAPGCVPQAIESARYRPQDKDMKRPFSAARDNFEYPFCLSWLNTPTAVATHTTSSTTRVQSEYLVFATPIQVRFQATDSSVVPIPTDSLNLPPPKKPLSKGAKAGIGIGVPVGTIGLAAAVVLFLRRRRRGSSDHVPLQSSMPDPPPAYSETK, encoded by the exons ATGAATGCTGCCCAGAGGGATGGGCGAGCAACCGGTACTTCAGCCCCGGGATGTGTCCCTCAGGCAATCGAGTCTGCACGCTACCGACCACAAGACAAAGACATGAAACGACCGTTTTCTGCTGCCCGAG ACAACTTCGAGTACCCATtctgtttgagctggctgAACACCCCCACGGCGGTGGCCACACACACCACCAGTTCAACGACCAGAGTGCAATCCGAATACCTAGTGTTTGCGACCCCAATCCAGGTTCGATTCCAGGCAACCGACAGCTCTGTTGTCCCCATCCCCACGGATTCGTTGAACCTGCCGCCCCCGAAAAAGCCTCTATCAAAAGGCGCCAAGGCCGGCATTGGAATTGGTGTGCCCGTAGGAACGATTGGGCTTGCCGCTGCAGTTGTACTTTTCCTACGCCGCAGAAGGCGTGGTTCGAGCGATCATGTTCCCTTGCAGTCGAGCATGCCAGATCCCCCTCCAGCTTATTCCGAAACGAAGTAG
- a CDS encoding uncharacterized protein (BUSCO:198196at4751~EggNog:ENOG410PFIF~COG:E~BUSCO:4017at33183) gives MAGVTTTNGASRPSTPAFSSLSLTEYTANPTPPSEKCVHQPDWDIPDSLLLPNGYPDYLRLILTSRVYDVIKESPLTHAVNISNRLECRVSLKREDLLPVFSFKLRGAYNKMAHLSDERRWKGVIACSAGNHAQGVAFSARHLKIPATIVMPSCTPAIKHKNVSRLGGNVVLHGSDFDAAKEEAHRLAKLHGLTNIPPFDDPYVIAGQGTCGMELLRQANVQNLEAVFCCVGGGGLIAGVGVYIKRIAPHVKVVGVETCDANAMAQSLETGKRVTLKDVGLFADGAAVKIVGEETFRLCREVVDEVIQVTTDETCAAIKDIFEDTRSVVEPAGALALAGLKKYVAKYPSSNPNRELIAVASGANMNFDRLRFVAERAALGEKKEALLSVTIPEQPGSFAKLVEIIMPHDITEFSYRCATTSSADILMGISLSASTGMADLADLKLQIERDGMSVTEVTDDELAKTHIRYLVGGRSNVSDERVFMFEFPERPGALARFLTTLRPHQNITLFHYRNYGGDVANILAAVQCPPDEAQEVESFLRDLGYPFKDCTGSPVYQRFLRNH, from the exons ATGGCCGGCGTCACTACCACAAACGGGGCCTCAAGGCCCAGCACCCCTGCATTCAGCAGCTTGTCCTTGACTGAGTATACCGCAAATCCCACCCCCCCTTCCGAAAAATGCGTCCACCAGCCAGACTGGGATATCCCTGACAGCCTTCTACTGCCCAATGGCTATCCAGAT TACTTACGACTCATCCTGACCTCCCGAGTCTACGATGTTATCAAAGAATCACCCCTCACCCATGCGGTGAACATTAGTAACCGCCTAGAGTGCAGAGTTTCATTaaaaagagaagatctgCTGCCGGTCTTTAGCTTCAAGCTCCGCGGCGCATATAACAAGATGGCCCATTTAAGCGATGAACGGCGATGGAAGGGAGTTATTGCATGCTCAGCAG GGAACCACGCTCAAGGTGTTGCGTTCTCCGCCAGGCATCTGAAAATCCCAGCAACAATCGTGATGCCATCTTGCACCCCAGCTATAAAGCACAAGAACGTCTCAAGATTGGGGGGAAATGTGGTGCTCCACGGATCAGATTTCGATGCGGCAAAGGAGGAAGCTCACAGGTTGGCTAAACTCCATGGCCTTACGAATATCCCGCCCTTTGACGACCCATATGTGATTGCTGGACAGGGAACCTGCGGCATGGAACTTTTACGCCAAGCAAACGTGCAGAACCTAGAAGCAGTGTTTTGCTGCGTCGGTGGAGGTGGCCTCATCGCCGGTGTTGGAGTTTATATCAAGCGCATTGCACCTCACGTCAAAGTAGTTGGCGTCGAAACATGTGATGCAAATGCCATGGCACAGTCGTTGGAAACAGGCAAACGAGTCACCTTGAAAGATGTTGGTTTATTCGCCGATGGCGCTGCGGTCAAAATCGTTGGTGAGGAGACGTTCCGTCTTTGCCGAGAGGTTGTAGACGAAGTGATTCAGGTTACAACCGATGAAACATGCGCCGCAATCAAGGATATTTTTGAGGACACCCGGTCGGTCGTGGAACCAGCCGGTGCCCTTGCTCTTGCCGGGCTTAAGAAATACGTCGCTAAATACCCGTCATCGAACCCTAATCGTGAACTGATCGCTGTTGCGTCCGGAGCCAATATGAACTTTGACAGGCTGCGGTTCGTGGCAGAGAGAGCTGCACTAGGCGAGAAAAAGGAGGCCTTACTGAGCGTCACTATTCCAGAACAGCCGGGCTCGTTCGCGAAATTGGTTGAGATTATTATGCCGCATGACATTACAGAATTTAGCTATCGCTGTGCCACAACAAGCTCTGCAGACATCTTAATGGGCATATCCCTTTCTGCGTCCACGGGGATGGCTGATCTCGCCGATCTGAAGTTACAGATCGAAAGGGACGGAATGAGCGTAACTGAGGTAACCGATGATGAACTGGCCAAAACACACATTAGATATTTGGTTGGCGGAAGAAGTAACGTCTCAGACGAACGCGTTTTCATGTTTGAATTCCCAGAACGACCAGGAGCGTTGGCCAGGTTTCTTACAACACTTCGCCCGCATCAGAACATCACTCTATTTCACTACCGCAACTATGGCGGGGATGTTGCAAATATCCTTGCCGCTGTCCAGTGCCCACCGGACGAGGCACAGGAGGTTGAATCATTTCTTCGAGACCTGGGCTACCCCTTTAAAGATTGCACCGGTTCGCCAGTATATCAAAGGTTTCTGAGAAACCATTGA
- the RCF1 gene encoding Respiratory supercomplex factor 1, mitochondrial (EggNog:ENOG410PR45~COG:M~TransMembrane:2 (i34-50o70-86i)), with translation MSDKPLPSSFDSDPEFFEENPWVKLRRRLREEPLIPLGCAATSYALWRAYKSMKAGDSDQLNRMFRYRIYAQAFTLVAVVVGGIYYKSERAQRKELERAMEEKKSQAKRDAWLRELEIRDQEDRDWRERHAAVERAAKEAGMKPKDVSKGLAGESAGNQEGDAKSNVGVLDAVKNLVKEK, from the exons ATGAGCGACAAGCCTCTGCCGTCATCTTTTGACTCAGACCC CGAGTTCTTCGAGGAGAATCCGTGGGTGAAGCTAAGACGGCGATTGCGAGAAGAGCCTCTCATCCCTTTAG GATGTGCTGCCACTAGTTATGCCTTGTGGCGAGCATACAAGTCGATGAAGGCCGGCGACTCTGATCAGCTCAATCGCATGTTCCGCTATCGTATCTACGCGCAAGCATTCACGCTCGTCGCTGTCGTCGTTGGTGGAATATACTACAAGTCAGAGCGGGCGCAGCGAAAAGAGCTAGAACGGGCAatggaggagaagaagagccAGGCTAAGCGTGATGCGTGGTTGAGAGAACTGGAGATCAGAGATCAGGAAGATAGAGactggagagagagacaTGCCGCCGTCGAAAGGGCGGCAAAAGAAGCTGGGATGAAGCCGAAAGATGTGTCCAAAGGACTTGCGGGAGAGTCGGCCGGGAATCAAGAGGGAGACGCGAAGTCAAATGTTGGAGTCCTTGATGCTGTCAAGAACTTGGTGAAGGAGAAATGA
- a CDS encoding uncharacterized protein (EggNog:ENOG410PS7B~COG:S), with the protein MRGASFLSAAVARPSRLRKPAVSLEHFIQRQRALKLWRDIVRGINKIPPSTTRDELRVFARQEFERNKNVRDLAHIRYLISTGKTEFDAMRRYIDEQSS; encoded by the exons ATGCGCGGAGCAAGTTTCCTTTCCGCAGCTGTGGCGAGACCGTCCCGGTTAAGAAAGCCAGCAGTAAGCTTAGAACAT TTTATTCAGCGACAGCGCGCGCTTAAGCTATGGCGGGATATAGTACGGGGCATCAACA AAATTCCCCCCTCTACGACCAGAGATGAGCTACGGGTGTTCGCCCGTCAGGAATTTGAACGTAATAAGAATGTAAGAGACTTG GCACACATCAGGTATCTTATATCG ACGGGAAAGACGGAGTTTGACGCGATGAGACGATATATCGACGAGCAATCTTCGTGA
- a CDS encoding uncharacterized protein (EggNog:ENOG410PRMC~COG:S~BUSCO:11107at33183), whose protein sequence is MALAAGSDITPQNEARLSTRKRKYREDICHSASADSLDIDKPCTPRKMNRAFTTKRPRRATKPCLVETINSLSLDEFINRYVPPNVLGHTIRVQCSPKTDAQVTNAVGKVEDEPHEEYSVEMHTSSTLPKHYFDACFALIKFTSAEAYKNSRNGWSPAKKKVEMKLVDMRYMLLLRKKNEGQTSEVQEQSVEDSDLGGMLSFMTTYEDGLPVLYCYEIHLTPRLQHKGVGKQLMRIYEDIGQNIGLEKAMLTVYKSNKSGIKFYERLGYAEDEFSPRPMKLRNGHVKDFDYMVFSKPLKANEEKAIGKSA, encoded by the exons ATGGCCCTTGCCGCAGGGTCTGACATCACTCCACAGAATGAGGCCAGGTTGTCAACGCGAAAGCGAAAATACCGGGAGGATATTTGCCATTCGGCTTCTGCTGACAGCCTAGATATAGATAAACCGTGTACCCCAAGGAAAATGAACAGAGCCTTTACGACTAAAA GACCACGACGAGCAACAAAGCCCTGTCTCGTGGAAACCATCAACTCCCTATCACTAGACGAATTTATCAACCGTTATGTTCCTCCCAATGTCCTGGGACACACTATACGAGTGCAGTGTTCTCCCAAAACCGACGCCCAGGTAACAAACGCGGTCGGCAAAGTGGAGGATGAACCACACGAAGAATATTCCGTTGAAATGCACACATCATCTACCCTCCCAAAGCACTATTTCGACGCATGCTTTGCGTTGATCAAATTCACCAGTGCTGAAGCATATAAGAATTCACGCAACGGATGGTCTCCGGCGAAAAAGAAGGTTGAAATGAAACTCGTCGATATGCGCTACATGTTACTGCTTCGTAAGAAAAATGAAGGCCAGACCTCGGAAGTCCAGGAGCAATCTGTGGAGGATAGTGATCTTGGAGGAATGCTTTCATTTATGACCACATATGAGGACGGGTTACCAGTCCTTTATTGCTATGAAATTCATCTGACACCGAGACTCCAGCATAAGGGTGTTGGGAAGCAGCTGATGCGCATATATGAGGACATTGGCCAAAACATTGGGCTTGAAAAGGCAATGTTGACGGTATACAAGTCAAACAAGTCCGGAATAAAATTTTATGAGCGACTGGGATATGCTGAGGACGAGTTCTCTCCCAGACCAATGAAGCTGAGAAATGGCCATGTGAAAGACTTCGATTATATGGTGTTTTCCAAACCGCTCAAGGCTAACGAGGAAAAAGCGATCGGAAAGTCTGCCTAA